AAGCAGAGGCGGTGTGCCTGTCACCTGTCCCTAGCCTGGTGGCGTGTCCAGGGGACGCAGAGACTGCTTTGgcttcctgctcctgccccaaaAAAGCAATGGGGCAGGCGGAAGAGAAGCTGCCATCACCTTCCTCACAGCAACCGGCCCCTCACGTCTGCCCCGGCAGCTGcgtgtgctggcagcagctccccggcCGCCAGCTCTCGTCGCATCCGAGCATCTCGGCAGAAGCGGTGCCACCAGCGCGTGCTGGCAGAGCGGAGCCCGTTCTCACTGCGGGCAGGAAAACCTCTGATCCACAGCAGGGAGAATGGGACCCGCCGCAGGAAGCCAAGGGCCAAACTCCTCCGGTTTGGAGGTGAACCCTGACTCCCCATGAAGACAGAGGCACAGCCACGAGTGCCGCAGCAGAGGGATTGCTGTCCGACGGTACAAGCCACGAACACGCCTTGCTTAGACATGCTCGCAACCTCGCTGTGCAAACCTGCTCGGCGCAAGCAGTGCATGCCTTTAGCCATGCCATGAGCGACGTGGAAAATAAAGCTGATATCAATTGTTAGGAGATCAGATGAGGGAGAGGAGCCGGAGCTCGCCGTGCTGTGTTCACAAAGCGCTGTGGTGCGGCCGAGagcacagggctgggctgggggaggcggcggggggtgCCACTGTCCTGACACATGAATGCCTTGCTCTGTTGCAACGAGCAAAAGTCTGGTAGAGAAATTGCGTAGCCCCTTGGGTCGCTCCCAGGAacatgctgctgcagccagaccCCCTCAAGCCAGGACGGCAGGGCAGTCCCTCCTGCCGCCCCGTCCTGGCTCTGTCCCCGCAAtgtggcagctctgctgagccagGAGGATCGGCTGCGAGGGAAGTGGCGGCCTCCGgcatttgaagaagaaaagacctTAATATATCTcgttttaaaaacaaatattggGGTCAGGGTGAAGCAGCCCTGGCGCTGGTGTGAACTGGCCGCCTGCCGCGGCTTCCCAGTCATGTCACATCACCTCAATTTCTCAGCAGTTGTTGGGCCCATTAAACACTTGCCAGGACCCACGTTCACCACGGCGGAGgtgaagcagcagctccccgcCAGCGTCTCAGCCGTGTGCTGGCCTACCGCGGTGAACCCTCACCGTGCCCTCCCGGCGGCTCCCGCTCTCCTTCAGGGTGATGCAGAACAGAACAGGGGAGCACAGCcgagggggacacaggggggacacagggctgggggagcacacggggctggggggggacacggggccggggggggggacacggggctgggggagcacaCGGGGCTGAGGACACCACACGGGGCTGGGGTTGCACACGGGGGTGCAGGGACGCCCCGGGCGAGCGCCCGGCTCTCCCCCGCGGATGGAGCGAGGCGGcgggcacggcacggcacggcacggcacggcccggcacggcccggcccagcccagcccagcccagccccgctccgctccgctccgctggCCCCGCGGCTCCCCGGAAGGTCCGTCCCGGCGCTACCGGCCACCGGCCACCGGCCACCGGCCACCGGCCACCGGCCACCGGCCACCGGCCACCGGCcaccggcggggcgggccctgcccggggcggggcggcaggaagaggaagggccgggccgggccgggccgggcgcaCAaaggccggggccggcggcggggcggtggCGGCCATGGCGCTGGCGGCGGTGCGGGGCTGGGCGCTGGCGGCGCTGGCCCTGctgggcccgggcccggcggaGCGCAGCCGGCCCTACGCcgtgctgcagaagcagaaccTGGGTAAGgagcggccgggcggcggcaaGGGGCGGGTTACAAATACGGCAGCGCTTGGGCGCCTTTTCGCTTGGTTTTCGTTATTGTTTTTTAgttgtggttttggttgttttttaaagctacttGGGGGAAATGCCTCGGGGAGGGCATTCAGATCCTAACCTGTCGCGCTCCCTCCTCCCgcagtgctgctgggcagcaTCCTCAGCGCCCTGCTGCTCACCATCATCCTCATGGCCGTCTGCGTCTACAAGCCCGTCCGGCGGCGGTAGCGGAGCGGGACACGGCGGGGTAAGCGCTGCCGGTCCCGCCTGGTTCTCCCGCCTGGCCCCCAGCCGTCCCGCCGCCTCCCCTGCCAGCGCCGGGGGCTGCCCTGCTGTCGTGTGCACGGCCCTTCGCCCGCGCAGCATCGCGTGGC
The Ciconia boyciana chromosome 15, ASM3463844v1, whole genome shotgun sequence genome window above contains:
- the C15H12orf76 gene encoding uncharacterized protein C12orf76 homolog, with product MALAAVRGWALAALALLGPGPAERSRPYAVLQKQNLVLLGSILSALLLTIILMAVCVYKPVRRR